The genomic interval GCCAGGCCCCCGCGGACGTGTGGTGCGAGGGCTTGTCCGTGGAGCGCTGTGGCGCGTACCCCCAGGACTGCGAGGTCGGCGTCTATTGCGACGGCGTGCGGTTCTGCAGGGCTCGGGCGGAGTTCCCCAGTCAGGAGACGTGCGCGGGTGAAGGCATCCTGGGCGCGAGCGTGGCGTGTTGCCCCGGGCTTGTTCCTCGGTGCGGAGAACCCCGGGGGGAAGGCGGGACGTGTGACTCCCAGAAGGGCGAAGTGTCGGAGCCGGTCTGCGTCCGCTGCGGCGACGGCGTGTGTGGCCCGTTCGAGCAGGCCTGCAACTGTCCGGAGGACTGCGCCCCGAGCGAGGCTCGGCCCAAGGTGCGCTATCGAGGCCCGAGGCCCGAGGGCCCGGAAGACTTCGCCCTCGACGCTTCCTCCACACCCGGGCAGTGCCTGGACATCGGAGCCACGCAGGAGGACATCCGTGGCTGTCTGAGGGCGTGGCGTGAGAGCCTCTTCGGTCCGCGCACTGCCGCCGAGCTCCAGCAGGCCGAGGACTTCAAGCCCTTCACCCCGTCCGACCTCGACCTGATGGGCTGTCTGGAGCTCCCGTCCTCATACACAGACCGGCGGAGCGAGACCTCGCAAGAGGGCTGTATCGAGGCGCTGTATCAGCGCACGCAGGATGCGCGGCTCGACAAGGTGCGGTGGTTCTCCACCGTGTCCAGAGGTGCGCGATGAAGTCCGTTCTTGTTCGAGTGCTGGCGGCGTGGGTGCTGGCCTGCCTTGTTTCGAGCGGCTCCGCAGCCGCGCGGAGCGAGGTTCGCTCCTACGTGGAAACGCCCCTCATGGAAGCGGCGCGCGACGGAGACGTCGCGAAGATGGAGGAGTTGCTCGCGGGCGGAGCCCCCGTCAACCAGGCGGGGGGCCACCTGAGCAACTTTCACCACATGACGCCGCTGATGGTCGCGGCCGAGAAAGGCCATACGGCCATCGTCCGGATGTTGCTGAAGGCGAAGGCGGACCCGGACCTGCGAGTGCCCCGGCACTCCATGTCATGGCCGCCCACGGGGTGGTCCGCGCGGTGCTTCGCTCGCTCCGAGCGGAAGTCCGGCCCGGAGAAGTTGTTGGCGCAGTCGGGCGCGGGTGGCGACGAGGCGTGTCTGGAGGAGGCGGACTTCCTGGCGGCCGTGCGGATGCAGGAGTCGAAGCGCGCCTTGCTGTTGGGGCGCAATGCGAAGGGCAGGCTTCAGGAGTGTGTCCTCCAGAAGGCACTGGACCTGGCCGTCTACCAGCAGGAGAGCCTCGAGATGCTTCGGGCCGTGGACGCGACGGGGTTCAATCCCAGGTGGGATGTCAGCATGGAGCTCCCGGTGCCCCCCGGGGTGGATGTGTCGATGAGGCCCGGCTCTCGCATCACCGTCACCGCGTACACCCCCGTGCTGCGCGCCATGCGTGAACGTGACGAGAAGGCCGTGCTCGCCCTCGTGAAAGCGGGGGCGCCGCCGCCCAGGCTCGGGATGCTGGTGAGCCGGCGCATGAACTCGGTGGTGTTGCATCTGCTCAAGAAGGGCGCCAACCCCGACGTCCGGGAGCCCGATGGCAACACGCCGCTCATCGAGGCGGTGCTGGACCGGAACCTCCTGCTCGCGGAGGCCCTGCTCGCGGCGGGCGCGGATGTGAATCTCCCTGGGGAGAAGGAGGTGACGCCTCTGCTCGCGGCGCTGCGAGGAGACGAGCCCGTGGAAGCGGCGCTGGTGGAGCGGTTGCTCGACGCCAGGGCGGACATCAACAAGGCGGACCGCGCGCGGACGCCCCTGATGGAAGCGGCGAGCCGATGCCTCCCGATGACAGTTGCCCTGTTGTTGCAACGAGGGGCGCGCTGGGAGGGTGCTCCGGGTGGAGGACCCGGGCTCTACGAGGAGGCCATGGTCCCTCAGGTGCCTTGCCCGGAGAAAATCACCGTGCAGGTCCTCCGCGCCCTGCGAGACGGGGGCGTCCCGTTTCATCCCCCGGATGCGAAGGGCCTGGAGTGGCTGCAGGCGCGGGCGCGGGAGTCCCAGATGCTGGGGCCGGAGCTGTACGCGGCGGGATTGCGCCGTCCCGCGCCCGAGCAACCCAGGGCCACGCCCCCGCCCGGCGGCGCGCGCTAGCAGGCCCGTGTCTCCTCGTCGCCCCAGGGGCGGCTTTCCAATGGCCACTGTCATTGGGTTGAATGACGGGATGGCCACCCCCTGGAGTCAGGGCGTCCCGAAGAACCTGGTGATTGTCGCGCTCTGCCTGTTGGTGGGCGGAGCCGCGGCGTTCGCCCTGCGGGAGCCGAGAGCTCCCGGGGCGCTTCCGGTAGCGCCCGTGGTTTCGGATGGAGGCACGGGGGTTCCCACGGGGGGGCCCGAGGTTCCCACGGGAGGTCCCGAGGTTCCCATCCGGGACGGGAAGAAGGCCCGGCTCACCGGGGCCTACGTCGACCCACGCAGGCCGCGCCGGATGCCCCCAGGGCCCGAGATGCGCCATGGCACCGCGGACGTCTGGTGTGAGGGATTGTCCCTGGAGCGCTGTGGCAAGTACCCCCAGGACTGCGAGGTCGGCGTCTATTGCGACGGCGTGAGGTTCTGCCGGAGCCAGCCCCGCTTTCCCAGTCCGGAGACGTGCGCGGGTGAAGGCATCCTGGGCGCCAACGTGGCGTGTTGCTCCGGGCTCGTCGCGCGGTGTGGGATTCCCGAGGGAGGACGCGGGACATGCAATCCCCAGCAGGGCGATGAGTCGGAGCCGGTCTGCATCCGCTGTGGCGATGGCATGTGTGGCCCGTTCGAGCAGGCCTGCAACTGTCCCGAGGACTGTGCTCCGAGTGAGGCCCGGCCCAAGCTTCGCTATCGAGGCCTGAGGCCCGAGGGGCCGGAGGACTTCGCCCTTGATGCTTCCGCCGCGCCCGCGCAGTGCCTGGATACCCAGCCGTCCCCAGGGGCCGTCCACAACTGCCTGGTGGCGTGGAGCGAGAGCCTCTTCGGGTTGCGCACCGTCGCCGAGCTCGAGCGGGCCGAGGACCTCAAGCCCTTCACGCCGTTCGACCTTGACCTGATGCGCTGCCTGGAGCGCTCGTCCTCGTACGCCTACCGCCGGAGCGAGACGTCGCGAGAGGGCTGCATCGAGGCGCTGTATCGGCGCACCCGCGATTCACGGCTGGACAAGCTGCGGTGGTTCTCCACCTTGTCTGGAGGTGCGCGATGAAGCCCGTCCTCGTTCGAGTGTTGTCGGCGTGGATTCTGGCCGGCCTCGTCTTGGGTGGCGCCTTCTCCGCACGGGCCGAGCGGCGTGAGGTGTTGGTCATCCGGGAGGTGTCTCCCCTTCAAGCGGCGA from Myxococcus stipitatus carries:
- a CDS encoding ankyrin repeat domain-containing protein, which produces MKSVLVRVLAAWVLACLVSSGSAAARSEVRSYVETPLMEAARDGDVAKMEELLAGGAPVNQAGGHLSNFHHMTPLMVAAEKGHTAIVRMLLKAKADPDLRVPRHSMSWPPTGWSARCFARSERKSGPEKLLAQSGAGGDEACLEEADFLAAVRMQESKRALLLGRNAKGRLQECVLQKALDLAVYQQESLEMLRAVDATGFNPRWDVSMELPVPPGVDVSMRPGSRITVTAYTPVLRAMRERDEKAVLALVKAGAPPPRLGMLVSRRMNSVVLHLLKKGANPDVREPDGNTPLIEAVLDRNLLLAEALLAAGADVNLPGEKEVTPLLAALRGDEPVEAALVERLLDARADINKADRARTPLMEAASRCLPMTVALLLQRGARWEGAPGGGPGLYEEAMVPQVPCPEKITVQVLRALRDGGVPFHPPDAKGLEWLQARARESQMLGPELYAAGLRRPAPEQPRATPPPGGAR